In the Wyeomyia smithii strain HCP4-BCI-WySm-NY-G18 chromosome 2, ASM2978416v1, whole genome shotgun sequence genome, one interval contains:
- the LOC129725432 gene encoding uncharacterized protein LOC129725432 yields MNGLLRIVSVLAVMASVSFAYPQMDTGVIQRMSRNLSYRPDTPAIEPESPQPEVSNPEFSEPEPDTEISEPEVGQPDVAEPVMPIIRDPIAPREEPSAPTFVQMAAETPEEPLADKSFAAEEQPGEIKEIKTVASPEYPESPVPETFESEAAPIESAKPIESQDSEIILEHAEPISASHYAPIHASEPEQSPLASCSRAELKERVEAIMRQLSELKELCAE; encoded by the exons ATGAACG GTTTATTAAGAATCGTATCGGTGCTAGCCGTAATGGCAAGTGTTTCCTTCGCTTACCCCCAAATGGACACAGGAGTTATACAGCGAATGTCAAGAAATTTGTCTTATAGGCCGGATACGCCTGCGATTGAACCTGAAAGTCCTCAACCGGAAGTTTCCAATCCAGAATTTTCGGAGCCGGAGCCGGATACTGAAATCTCGGAACCAGAAGTAGGGCAACCAGATGTTGCGGAACCGGTCATGCCTATTATTCGCGATCCGATAGCCCCGCGTGAAGAACCTTCTGCACCAACATTCGTTCAGATGGCTGCAGAGACACCCGAAGAACCTTTAGCGGACAAATCTTTCGCTGCGGAAGAACAACCCGgtgagataaaagaaatcaaaaccGTTGCCAGCCCGGAATATCCGGAGTCCCCGGTTCCAGAAACGTTCGAATCTGAGGCTGCGCCTATTGAATCTGCCAAACCGATAGAGAGCCAAGATTCCGAAATTATACTGGAACATGCGGAACCAATTTCTGCTTCGCATTATGCTCCGATCCATGCTTCTGAACCTGAACAATCTCCTTTGGCATCATGCAGCAGGGCAGAACTTAAAGAGCGAGTTGAAGCTATTATGCGCCAGCTTAGTGAACTAAAAGAATTATGCGCTGAGTAA